A genomic stretch from Orcinus orca chromosome 14, mOrcOrc1.1, whole genome shotgun sequence includes:
- the LOC117202564 gene encoding ATP synthase subunit f, mitochondrial-like translates to MLVVPVEKKLMDVKIKDLPNWILTQDFTPKGTIRAFQRGYYQYDNKYVNINKGSTLGVSMVLEADVLFNYCISYKELKHEQLRKNH, encoded by the coding sequence ATGTTAGTTGTACCAGTGGAGAAGAAACTCATGGATGTCAAAATAAAGGATCTGCCAAACTGGATACTGACGCAAGACTTCACCCCCAAAGGCACCATCAGAGCGTTTCAAAGAGGTTACTACCAGTATGACAACAAGTATGTCAATATAAACAAAGGGAGCACCCTTGGGGTTTCTATGGTGCTGGAAGCTGACGTGCTTTTCAACTACTGCATTTCTTACAAGGAACTCAAACATGAACAGCTACGCAAGAACCACTGA